The following coding sequences are from one Bacteroidales bacterium WCE2008 window:
- a CDS encoding Part of AAA domain-containing protein — protein MSTKIGHYQWFFSDQLNQMQLEQKTLLSTPIGQLVTQGVVSMGYAEKVIPERGHIVIKFPNGYAPRLKVPKSFFVIKKGAYAEFGAHIKDWKCTLDEFRQRQDMHSTTSDFLPLFFIPSKDGYDHVECTSVSVQLFDLLKKATESGKSLSVLIFDPFAPVDYFVNLKRFMDLYPDNPELQIEPKINYEDWHPEELSFNPDQPNAIAETVSKTLESDNCCILQGPPGTGKSYVIATIIADYLRAGKTVCATTMANKGLIELALQPPLKEFLEGEKISKTNISADERRMAPKLKAVTNGFLVPNGELLCVTNYILSGAFSAKNVEAAGVPCYDLVVIEEASQAFLSAIVAFKSLGKRSLIVGDPMQLPPIVKSLKKPQYKLFNASAQIEGMKTFALGTDIKAYRIITSFRLSPNSAKLTGIFYDNRLSSVNPCIPDFSGVKSAFILKEGGIIYQTTGDNSNGVCTDGALDVISSILDGFKASFPEAEIAIITPFKESVKELQKHFLTADSLVNLTIETVDRIQGMTVDYTIMYIPGWKPSFALDENRFNVATSRSRSTTLVLSDAPLENLHSASAKISHFLNCCDRVDGNGAIRHVEVEVHKPREPESKEPEVPQNSEQPGLKILGKIDLSKFERPKKELSQVKKNYYVIDTNVFVNCPDIISKIDVKYPVILSAKVIDELDKLKVTLDDAGKVNVQKALRFINQAMDQREIKMELANLDLLPDDFNKRSPDNMILTVALKYKDENPILLTSDNGLQVKAKGLGISTVSLKDFLKR, from the coding sequence ATGAGCACGAAGATAGGACATTATCAGTGGTTCTTCTCCGACCAGCTTAATCAGATGCAGCTGGAGCAGAAGACACTTCTCTCTACACCTATAGGCCAACTCGTCACCCAGGGAGTCGTCTCTATGGGCTACGCCGAAAAGGTCATTCCAGAGAGAGGGCATATTGTCATCAAGTTCCCCAATGGCTATGCTCCACGCTTGAAGGTGCCGAAGTCTTTTTTCGTCATCAAAAAGGGGGCATACGCGGAGTTTGGCGCTCATATCAAAGACTGGAAGTGTACGCTTGATGAATTCAGACAGAGGCAGGATATGCATTCGACCACATCTGATTTCCTTCCGCTCTTCTTCATCCCATCAAAAGACGGATATGATCACGTGGAATGTACATCCGTCTCCGTCCAGTTATTCGATCTGTTAAAAAAAGCAACCGAATCCGGCAAAAGCTTGTCCGTACTCATCTTTGATCCCTTTGCCCCGGTTGATTACTTCGTGAATCTTAAGCGGTTCATGGACCTTTATCCAGATAATCCTGAATTACAGATAGAGCCAAAGATCAATTATGAAGATTGGCATCCGGAAGAATTGAGTTTCAATCCAGACCAGCCTAATGCAATAGCAGAAACGGTCTCAAAGACCCTGGAAAGCGATAATTGTTGTATTCTCCAAGGCCCTCCTGGAACGGGAAAAAGTTATGTCATTGCCACAATCATAGCGGACTACTTACGCGCTGGAAAGACTGTTTGCGCGACAACTATGGCAAATAAGGGCTTGATTGAGCTTGCCCTGCAGCCCCCTCTGAAAGAGTTCCTGGAAGGGGAGAAGATCTCCAAAACCAACATCTCCGCTGATGAGCGACGGATGGCTCCAAAGCTAAAAGCAGTAACCAACGGTTTCCTTGTCCCCAATGGCGAACTCCTTTGCGTCACGAACTATATTCTCTCTGGGGCATTTAGCGCGAAGAATGTCGAAGCAGCAGGAGTACCCTGCTACGACTTGGTTGTGATTGAGGAGGCTTCGCAGGCTTTTCTCTCTGCAATTGTCGCCTTCAAGTCGTTAGGAAAGAGAAGTTTAATCGTGGGCGACCCGATGCAGCTACCTCCAATCGTTAAATCCCTCAAGAAGCCCCAGTATAAGCTTTTCAATGCGAGCGCCCAGATTGAAGGAATGAAGACGTTTGCCCTCGGCACAGATATAAAGGCATATCGTATTATCACCTCGTTCCGCTTGAGTCCCAACAGCGCAAAACTGACTGGTATTTTCTACGATAATCGGCTCTCATCGGTAAACCCTTGTATTCCTGATTTCAGCGGCGTAAAAAGCGCCTTTATCCTTAAGGAAGGTGGCATTATATACCAAACGACTGGTGACAATAGTAATGGGGTCTGCACCGATGGAGCTTTGGACGTAATTAGCAGTATCCTCGATGGCTTTAAGGCGTCTTTCCCAGAGGCGGAAATAGCCATTATCACACCGTTCAAAGAAAGCGTAAAAGAGCTGCAGAAGCATTTCTTAACGGCGGATAGCTTGGTCAACCTGACGATTGAAACGGTCGATAGAATTCAGGGTATGACCGTAGACTATACGATAATGTATATCCCCGGATGGAAGCCTTCTTTCGCTTTGGACGAGAACCGATTCAATGTGGCCACAAGCCGTTCAAGGAGCACGACGCTTGTGTTGAGTGACGCTCCGCTTGAAAACCTTCATTCAGCTTCCGCGAAAATTTCCCACTTCCTGAATTGCTGCGATAGAGTCGATGGGAATGGAGCTATTCGCCATGTCGAAGTTGAAGTTCACAAACCAAGGGAGCCGGAGTCAAAAGAACCAGAAGTGCCTCAGAACTCGGAGCAACCGGGTTTGAAGATTCTTGGGAAAATAGATCTGTCTAAGTTCGAACGTCCAAAGAAGGAACTCAGCCAGGTCAAGAAAAACTATTATGTCATTGACACCAACGTGTTTGTCAACTGTCCTGACATAATATCGAAGATAGACGTCAAGTATCCGGTCATTCTATCGGCAAAGGTGATTGACGAACTCGACAAGTTGAAGGTTACGCTGGATGATGCCGGTAAGGTCAATGTTCAGAAAGCACTTCGATTCATCAATCAAGCCATGGATCAGCGTGAGATCAAAATGGAACTGGCCAATCTGGACCTGCTTCCTGATGATTTCAACAAGAGGTCTCCGGACAACATGATCCTCACGGTTGCCTTAAAGTACAAGGATGAGAACCCCATTCTGTTGACTTCCGACAATGGCCTTCAGGTCAAAGCGAAGGGATTGGGAATCTCCACGGTGTCGCTTAAAGACTTCTTGAAGCGATAG
- a CDS encoding type I restriction enzyme, S subunit (manually curated), whose translation MIETSFQNTEIGLIPQDWTLGSIQGNFYLKGRIGWQGLKASEFIDFGPYLVTGTDFKNGHVVWDRCYHISEERFAQDPAIHVKLNDILITKDGTIGKTVFIDNKPEKVSLNSHLLIVRTTNNQYTNEYLYWVFNSNLFVEYYLAVQSGTTMASLSQEKISKFKYPLPCVNEQLRIANALRDTDNLIQALQRLLEKKNNIRNGVVRNLLTGKRRVSGFSSTWVEKNLGKSAIIKARIGWQGLTTNEYLDSGDYYLITGTDFHDGRIEWGGCHYVTKERFEQDPYIKIQEQDVLVTKDGTIGKVAYLDHIPGPGTLNSGVFVIRTKDKEISQRYLAKVFISKYFDDFIESIVAGSTIIHLYQKDIIKFDFFVPPTIDEQDAICDIIEDMDNEIRALSKKLEKYLMLKEGMMQQLLTGKIRLV comes from the coding sequence ATGATTGAGACTAGCTTTCAAAATACAGAGATTGGGCTAATCCCGCAGGATTGGACTCTTGGCTCTATTCAGGGAAACTTTTATCTCAAAGGCAGGATTGGCTGGCAGGGATTAAAAGCGTCTGAGTTTATTGATTTTGGTCCCTACCTGGTAACCGGAACTGATTTTAAGAATGGTCATGTAGTATGGGACCGGTGCTATCATATTAGCGAGGAACGGTTCGCTCAAGATCCGGCGATACATGTAAAGCTTAACGATATTCTTATCACAAAAGATGGCACCATTGGGAAGACTGTTTTTATAGATAATAAACCGGAGAAAGTATCCCTTAATAGTCATTTGTTGATTGTTAGAACGACTAATAATCAATACACTAACGAGTATCTCTACTGGGTTTTTAACAGCAATCTTTTTGTTGAGTATTACTTGGCGGTTCAGTCAGGGACTACGATGGCGTCTTTATCTCAAGAAAAAATAAGCAAATTCAAGTACCCTTTGCCTTGTGTAAATGAACAACTTCGAATAGCCAATGCTTTAAGAGATACTGACAACCTAATACAAGCGTTGCAGCGGCTTCTAGAGAAGAAGAATAATATTCGTAATGGAGTCGTAAGGAATCTTCTTACGGGCAAACGGAGAGTATCAGGATTTTCAAGTACTTGGGTGGAAAAAAACCTTGGTAAAAGCGCAATAATTAAGGCGAGAATTGGCTGGCAAGGTTTGACGACTAACGAGTACCTTGATTCTGGAGATTACTACCTTATTACTGGCACCGACTTTCATGATGGCCGAATAGAATGGGGTGGCTGTCATTATGTGACGAAAGAGCGATTTGAACAAGACCCCTATATCAAAATCCAGGAGCAAGATGTGCTTGTTACTAAAGACGGTACAATAGGTAAAGTGGCCTATTTAGACCATATCCCAGGACCAGGGACTTTGAACAGTGGCGTCTTTGTAATTAGGACAAAAGATAAGGAAATCTCACAACGCTACCTTGCAAAGGTCTTCATCTCAAAGTACTTTGATGATTTTATTGAATCTATAGTCGCCGGCTCAACAATTATTCATCTTTACCAGAAAGATATCATCAAGTTTGATTTCTTCGTTCCTCCTACAATTGATGAGCAGGACGCGATCTGCGACATTATTGAGGATATGGACAACGAGATTCGCGCATTGTCCAAGAAACTTGAAAAATATCTGATGCTGAAAGAGGGAATGATGCAGCAGCTTCTGACCGGAAAGATTAGACTGGTTTGA
- a CDS encoding type I restriction enzyme M protein, translated as MAVKKSQLYSTLWESCNALRGSMDASQYKDYVLMILFVKYLSDKAHQKQTPLQIPEGCYFEDFVALKQNDHIGELINEKLEAIREANAIYIGDLTLPNFNDPAKLGETKTRTETLSKLIAEFQRNELNFGLNRAADDDLLGDAYEYLMKNFAAESGKSKGQFYTPAEVSRVMAKVLHLENLHRAGETIYDPTCGSGSLLLRALNETSTGKCAIRGQELDSTTAALAKLNMLLHGIVTAQIKVGDTLNAPKFTTGGMLETFDVCVANPPFSKKNWLDTGSESDEYHRWSASLLPPYKCGDFAFLLHLIASMKENTGRGACILPHGVLFRGNAEYDIRKDIVKKKYIKGIIGLPSNLFFGTGIPACIIIIDKAERESREGIFMINAKDGFIKDGAKNRLREQDIKLIVDTWNNWNDIPNYARFVKWAEIEKNDYNLNLSRYITPLDTEILQDIHAHINLRGGLPEHDIQQMTPYWAACPSLKRSLFSDYTPGYFKLNVDIRDIAQCISGDDSFIAQTAHYKELISHWLDTVRDSMMAVAKDCAPKSIIGPWGDSLLSTIPENSLVNRYDVYNYLMNYWLDTMQDDCYMVSNDGWIAQPYTPQPKEKKKKDGTIEKPKVKVATTINDIVCDLLPVEIIVNEFFKSDKIAIDDLSAKVDETQGRIDAILEDKADYFEDFEKVSEAKINGAIKEVKKGVKKVDKETISVWEEYLALCKQKKQLSKTLSISHLTLLKNVFLKYENGLTSDQIQLLVVDKKWSVSLYNLFDGAMRKVSLQITSDITSLAKRYEDTLRDLDEEVVSLEKKVGSHLIDMGFEYD; from the coding sequence ATGGCAGTAAAAAAGTCTCAACTATACAGTACCCTTTGGGAATCCTGCAACGCTTTGCGGGGCTCTATGGACGCAAGTCAGTACAAGGACTATGTGCTGATGATTCTCTTTGTAAAGTATCTCTCTGACAAAGCACACCAAAAGCAAACCCCTCTGCAGATACCAGAAGGATGCTATTTTGAGGACTTTGTTGCGCTGAAACAGAACGATCACATTGGAGAACTCATCAACGAAAAGCTGGAAGCCATTCGTGAAGCAAACGCCATCTACATTGGCGATTTGACCCTACCCAACTTCAACGATCCGGCTAAATTAGGTGAGACCAAGACACGCACGGAAACCTTATCGAAGCTCATTGCGGAATTCCAGCGTAACGAATTGAATTTTGGCCTGAATAGAGCAGCGGACGATGATCTTCTCGGCGATGCATATGAATACTTGATGAAGAATTTTGCAGCTGAGAGCGGAAAAAGTAAGGGACAGTTCTATACACCGGCAGAGGTGAGTCGCGTGATGGCCAAGGTCCTACATCTTGAAAATCTACACCGTGCTGGAGAGACCATTTATGACCCGACTTGTGGCTCCGGTTCCTTGCTTCTCAGGGCCCTGAATGAGACCTCCACCGGTAAGTGCGCCATCCGAGGCCAGGAACTCGATAGCACCACGGCTGCTTTGGCAAAACTGAATATGCTCCTACACGGAATTGTGACCGCACAAATTAAGGTGGGAGACACTCTAAATGCACCGAAATTTACGACTGGAGGGATGCTTGAAACCTTTGATGTTTGTGTCGCGAATCCGCCATTCTCCAAAAAGAATTGGCTCGATACGGGAAGCGAAAGCGATGAGTACCACCGTTGGTCAGCTAGCCTTCTGCCACCTTATAAATGCGGAGATTTTGCGTTTCTGCTGCATTTGATAGCATCAATGAAAGAGAATACCGGCCGTGGTGCTTGTATTCTCCCTCATGGCGTTTTATTCCGAGGGAACGCTGAGTATGACATCCGAAAGGACATTGTCAAAAAGAAGTATATCAAGGGAATTATTGGCCTTCCGTCAAATCTCTTCTTTGGAACCGGCATACCAGCTTGTATCATTATCATTGATAAAGCCGAACGAGAAAGCCGGGAAGGCATTTTCATGATAAACGCCAAGGATGGCTTTATTAAAGATGGTGCCAAGAATAGATTACGTGAACAAGATATCAAATTAATCGTTGATACCTGGAATAACTGGAACGATATTCCTAATTATGCAAGATTTGTTAAGTGGGCAGAGATTGAGAAGAATGATTATAATCTGAACCTTTCGAGGTACATTACACCATTGGACACGGAAATTCTTCAAGACATTCACGCACACATCAATCTACGTGGAGGTTTGCCGGAGCATGATATTCAGCAAATGACGCCATACTGGGCAGCATGTCCTTCATTGAAGAGATCTTTGTTTTCAGATTATACTCCAGGGTATTTCAAGTTAAATGTAGATATTCGAGATATCGCTCAGTGCATATCCGGCGATGATAGTTTTATCGCACAAACAGCACATTATAAGGAGCTTATTTCTCATTGGCTTGACACAGTTCGAGATTCGATGATGGCTGTTGCAAAAGATTGTGCTCCTAAATCGATTATTGGCCCTTGGGGGGATTCTTTGCTTTCTACAATCCCGGAGAATTCTCTCGTTAATCGGTATGATGTGTATAATTATTTAATGAATTATTGGTTAGATACCATGCAGGATGACTGCTACATGGTATCCAATGACGGTTGGATTGCACAACCGTATACTCCTCAGCCGAAAGAAAAAAAGAAAAAAGATGGTACAATCGAGAAGCCTAAGGTTAAAGTGGCAACAACTATCAACGATATCGTTTGCGACCTTCTTCCGGTAGAGATAATAGTAAATGAATTCTTTAAATCGGATAAAATAGCAATTGATGATTTGTCAGCGAAAGTTGATGAGACTCAAGGTCGTATTGATGCTATTCTGGAAGACAAGGCAGATTACTTTGAGGATTTTGAGAAGGTATCTGAAGCTAAGATTAACGGAGCGATCAAAGAAGTTAAGAAGGGTGTTAAAAAGGTGGATAAAGAAACAATCAGTGTTTGGGAAGAATACTTGGCTCTCTGCAAACAAAAGAAACAACTATCAAAAACCCTTTCCATCAGCCACTTAACGCTTTTAAAGAACGTGTTTCTCAAATATGAGAATGGGCTCACATCCGACCAAATTCAGTTGTTGGTAGTTGACAAAAAATGGAGCGTCTCTTTATACAATCTCTTTGACGGGGCAATGAGGAAAGTATCACTGCAGATTACTTCCGATATTACTTCATTAGCAAAACGATACGAGGATACTCTTAGAGACCTTGACGAAGAAGTTGTTTCTCTCGAAAAAAAGGTGGGATCTCACCTAATAGACATGGGGTTTGAATATGATTGA